The genomic window CCATTAATCGCTACTTTCGCCTTCATTAAATTTTCTCCTCTCAAATATATGTTATACTAATTATCACCTTTTCACATAAATAGTATATCATATTTTAAATATTTGTGTAGAGGAAATCGTACAAAAAACAAAAAAGACGTCCTATTTTTACAGGACGTCCCATTCGCTTAAAATCGCCAAAAGCTGCTGTCTCGTTTGGTCAATTGTTCCGTTATTATCAATAACAACATCGGCGCATGCTTTTTTTTCACTTAGCGGCATTTGCGAACGAATACGGGCAAGTGCGTCTTCTTGCGAAAAGCCGTTCCGTTTCATGAGCCGCTCCAGCTGAATTGCTTCGTCTACATAAACGACAATAATTTTATCTACAAAATGGGTGAGGTTACTTTCAAACAAAAGTGGGATATCAAGTACGACGACCGGCTTTTTTTTAAGAATCTTGTCCCGTTCGTCAAGCATTTTTTTTCGCACCACCGGGTGGACGATGGCGTTTAGCTGTTTCCTCTTTTCTTCATCTTGAAAAATAAGCGCTCCTAATTTCGGGCGGTCAATTTCTCCATTTTCTTGCAATATATCCTTCCCGAACGTCTCGACAATGCGGACGTATGCTTCTTCCCCTACATTTACGACTTCCCGAGCAATCTTATCTGCATCAACAACAGGAATATTCCACTCTTTTAGCATATTTGCTACCGTGCTTTTTCCACTGGCAATGCCACCTGTTAATCCAATGGTTAGCGCCATTTTCCTCCCCCTTTTATTGTTGGCAACGTGCACAATAATGCGTGCCACGTCCAGCAACGGTGATTTTTTGTACAGGGTGCCCACATCGTTTGCATGGCTCTCCTTTACGACCGTACACAAACAATTGTTGCTGAAACGTTCCTGCTTTTCCTTCCGTATTCACATAAGAGCGAACCGTGCTCCCCCCGTGGATAATCGCCTCTCCTAGCGTTTCTGCGATTTCCCGATGAAGCCGTTCGATTTCTTCCACTGTCAGTGACGAAGCCGACCGTTCAGGATGAAGGAACGAGCGAAATAACGCTTCATCGACATAAATGTTACCCAGCCCAGCGACTACCGTTTGGTCTAATAGAACGCTTTTGATCGTTCGATTCGTTTTTTTTAGCTTATCCATGAGAAATGTTGGCGTAAATGCCGATGAAAATGGCTCCGGCCCTAATTTTGCAAGCGGGAGCTCTTTCTCTTCCTCTCCCGCTTTAAATAGGTGCATCGTTCCAAACTTTCGCACATCCCGATACCGCAGCTGTGTTCCGTCGTGGAAATGGAAAATGACGTGTGTATGGGGTTCCAACGGCACAGAAGCAGGCACTACACGATAGCGCCCTTCCATGCGCAAATGTGAAACGAGCACATAGTCGTCGAGCAAAAATTTCAAAAACTTCCCACGGCGTTCGATGTCGTGAACCGTTTGCCCTTGCAGCATTTCCATAAACGTTGCTACGTTCGGCTTTTTAATAATATTTTCCCAAAATACTTCCACACGTTCAATCGTTTTGCTGACGGTTAACGGAAGAAGCGTGCGTTTCACTGTTTCCACTTCTGGTAATTCTGGCAATGTAAATCACTTCCTTTATTTCGCGTCATACCATGTTGGTCCGTAATGATAGTCGACTTTCAATGGAACACGCAATTCGACGGTGTGTTCCATGACAGCTGGAACGATTTTCGCTAATTGTTCCACTTCATCTTTCGGCGCCTCTAAAATGAGTTCGTCATGCACTTGCAGTAAAATTCGTGCGCGCATCCCTTCTTTTTGCAAGCGCTCTGCTAAGTCAATCATCGCCTTTTTAATAATGTCTGCCGCACTTCCTTGAATGGGTGTATTCATCGCTGTCCGCTCGGCAAAGCTGCGCAAATTGAAATTGCGGCTTGTAATGTCAGGCAAATAACGACGGCGATGCAAAAGCGTCGTCACATATCCCGTCTGCTTTGCTTGTTGCACAATGTCTTCCATATATTGTTTCACCCCAGGAAAACTCGCAAAATACCGCTCAATAAATTGCGCGGCTTCTTTGCGGGAAATGTTTAAATTTTGCGATAAGCCGTAGTCGCTAATGCCATACACGATGCCGAAATTCACCGCTTTGGCATGACGCCGCATTTGCTGGGTTACTTCTTCCGCACGGACGTGGAAAATATCCATTGCTGTTTTCGTATGAATGTCTAAATCGTTTTGAAACGCAGCAATTAAGTTTTCATCGTTGGCGATGTGCGCTAACACGCGCAACTCAATTTGCGAATAATCTGCTGCAAAAATGACCCAATCTGGCTCTGATGGAACGAACGCTTGGCGAATTTTCCGCCCCTCTTCTAGACGAATTGGGATGTTTTGCAAGTTTGGC from Anoxybacillus amylolyticus includes these protein-coding regions:
- the coaE gene encoding dephospho-CoA kinase (Dephospho-CoA kinase (CoaE) performs the final step in coenzyme A biosynthesis.); the encoded protein is MALTIGLTGGIASGKSTVANMLKEWNIPVVDADKIAREVVNVGEEAYVRIVETFGKDILQENGEIDRPKLGALIFQDEEKRKQLNAIVHPVVRKKMLDERDKILKKKPVVVLDIPLLFESNLTHFVDKIIVVYVDEAIQLERLMKRNGFSQEDALARIRSQMPLSEKKACADVVIDNNGTIDQTRQQLLAILSEWDVL
- the mutM gene encoding DNA-formamidopyrimidine glycosylase; the encoded protein is MPELPEVETVKRTLLPLTVSKTIERVEVFWENIIKKPNVATFMEMLQGQTVHDIERRGKFLKFLLDDYVLVSHLRMEGRYRVVPASVPLEPHTHVIFHFHDGTQLRYRDVRKFGTMHLFKAGEEEKELPLAKLGPEPFSSAFTPTFLMDKLKKTNRTIKSVLLDQTVVAGLGNIYVDEALFRSFLHPERSASSLTVEEIERLHREIAETLGEAIIHGGSTVRSYVNTEGKAGTFQQQLFVYGRKGEPCKRCGHPVQKITVAGRGTHYCARCQQ